The following proteins come from a genomic window of Lachnoclostridium phytofermentans ISDg:
- a CDS encoding glycoside hydrolase family 113 has product MEIKGYTYGYMAKRGAYQSEAAKESQEAMFDLGVNWMCLAFPLMQDTYQSTEIRFDYRYDITEKDIVVAIRRAKDRNIKVCLKPMVNCKDHIWRAYIDFPDEDFLGKDSYWKQWFESYTAFLLHYAEIAQDTGCEMFCIGCEMLGTERKEEYWRELIKKIREVYEGPITYNTNHGREDKVSWFDALDYIGTSAYYPVARAGGALKKSMVNEWSKIRDNLRTLSEKLNKKIIFMEIGCRSAKGCATMPWDFMHMELERDEEEQAAFYESCLEVFFDEPWFCGIFWWDWSTEIYSTEEEAKKDVGFNIHRKKAEDVIKKWYQKE; this is encoded by the coding sequence ATGGAGATTAAAGGATACACTTATGGCTATATGGCAAAGAGAGGTGCTTATCAAAGTGAAGCGGCTAAAGAATCACAAGAAGCTATGTTTGATCTTGGCGTAAACTGGATGTGCTTAGCATTTCCTCTTATGCAGGATACCTATCAGTCAACTGAAATTCGATTTGATTATCGATATGACATCACAGAAAAAGATATTGTGGTAGCGATAAGACGAGCCAAGGATCGTAATATAAAGGTTTGTCTAAAACCTATGGTAAATTGTAAAGATCATATATGGAGAGCTTATATTGATTTCCCAGACGAAGATTTTTTAGGAAAGGATTCTTATTGGAAACAATGGTTTGAATCTTATACAGCTTTTTTATTGCATTACGCAGAAATCGCACAAGATACAGGCTGCGAGATGTTTTGTATTGGTTGTGAGATGCTTGGAACAGAAAGAAAAGAAGAGTACTGGCGAGAGCTAATTAAAAAGATTCGTGAAGTCTATGAAGGACCAATTACATATAATACCAACCATGGTAGGGAGGATAAGGTTAGCTGGTTTGATGCTCTTGACTATATTGGTACTTCTGCCTACTATCCAGTTGCAAGAGCAGGTGGAGCCCTAAAGAAAAGTATGGTAAATGAGTGGAGTAAGATTCGTGATAATCTTAGAACACTTAGCGAGAAGTTAAATAAAAAAATTATATTTATGGAAATTGGTTGCCGTAGTGCGAAAGGTTGTGCCACAATGCCATGGGATTTCATGCATATGGAGCTTGAAAGAGATGAAGAAGAGCAAGCAGCATTTTATGAATCCTGCTTAGAAGTTTTCTTTGATGAACCGTGGTTTTGCGGAATATTTTGGTGGGATTGGAGTACTGAAATCTATAGTACCGAGGAAGAAGCAAAGAAAGATGTTGGATTTAATATCCATAGAAAAAAGGCGGAAGATGTAATAAAGAAGTGGTATCAAAAAGAATAG
- a CDS encoding S-ribosylhomocysteine lyase has translation MKPIASFTIDHLKLLPGVYVSRKDSAGDAIITTFDLRMTRPNFEPVMNTAEMHAIEHLAATFLRNHAVFGSKIIYFGPMGCRTGFYLLLSGDYTSAEIIPLMKELFTFISEFEGEIPGAAAIHCGNYLDMNLPMAKFLAKRYLTEVLDSITEEQLEYPN, from the coding sequence ATGAAACCTATTGCAAGTTTTACAATTGATCATTTAAAATTGCTGCCTGGTGTCTATGTTTCTAGAAAAGACAGTGCTGGTGATGCTATTATTACTACTTTCGATCTTCGTATGACACGTCCGAACTTTGAACCTGTAATGAATACCGCAGAGATGCATGCCATAGAACATCTAGCCGCTACTTTTTTAAGAAACCATGCGGTATTTGGTAGTAAAATAATCTATTTTGGGCCAATGGGTTGCCGAACTGGTTTTTATCTATTACTATCAGGTGATTATACTTCCGCAGAAATCATTCCTTTGATGAAGGAACTATTTACATTTATAAGCGAGTTTGAAGGCGAGATTCCTGGTGCAGCAGCAATTCATTGTGGAAATTATCTCGATATGAATTTACCAATGGCAAAATTCCTTGCCAAACGTTATCTTACTGAAGTACTTGATTCTATAACGGAAGAACAGCTAGAATACCCGAATTAG
- a CDS encoding HAD-IA family hydrolase, which yields MIKNIIFDIGQVLAEFRWRDYIDELTIKEEYKERLAKATVLSPYWNEVDRGVLSKEEIMKRCISIDPEIEKEIKLFFDDTSQLVEEFEYSEELVKDLKSQGYHIYILSNYGRENFSYVKNVFRFLKHVDGAVISYEEQHIKPEPQIYEALISRYGIVPEESVFLDDLAGNLEGAKTFHFHTICFHSLWQAKKELRNLGVMVEEREFDSIIFDLDGTMWDSTENAAIVWKEIAKKDSRITDEVTGPKLKALYGLPLEDIARGLFLSVPEDVAIETMEKCVVAQCPYLAEHGGILLGKIEETLKELSKKYRLFIVSNCKSGYIEAFLEAHKLGQYFDDFECPGGTGKLKADNIRIVMKRNQLRNPIYVGDTGGDGDAAHQAKIPFVYARYGFGEATEYEYVIDSFDQLTTLRMTE from the coding sequence ATGATAAAAAATATTATTTTTGATATTGGTCAGGTGCTTGCAGAATTTCGTTGGCGTGACTATATTGACGAACTTACAATCAAAGAAGAGTATAAAGAAAGATTGGCAAAGGCAACGGTATTATCTCCCTATTGGAATGAAGTGGATCGAGGTGTTTTATCAAAAGAAGAGATTATGAAACGATGTATTTCAATCGATCCTGAAATAGAAAAAGAAATCAAATTATTTTTTGATGATACAAGTCAGTTAGTCGAAGAGTTTGAGTATTCCGAAGAACTGGTGAAAGATCTTAAGAGTCAGGGGTATCACATTTATATTTTATCAAACTATGGCCGAGAGAATTTTTCTTATGTAAAGAATGTATTTCGTTTCCTAAAACATGTAGATGGGGCAGTAATATCCTATGAGGAGCAGCATATAAAACCAGAGCCTCAAATCTATGAAGCATTAATATCCCGTTATGGAATCGTTCCAGAAGAATCGGTATTTTTAGATGATTTAGCAGGTAATCTTGAAGGTGCAAAAACATTCCACTTTCATACAATTTGCTTTCACTCTTTGTGGCAAGCAAAAAAAGAGCTCAGAAACTTGGGAGTTATGGTAGAAGAGAGAGAATTTGATAGTATCATCTTTGATTTGGATGGTACCATGTGGGATTCCACAGAGAATGCTGCGATTGTGTGGAAGGAAATAGCGAAGAAGGATAGTCGTATCACGGATGAGGTCACAGGTCCTAAGTTAAAGGCATTATATGGTTTACCATTAGAAGATATCGCAAGAGGATTATTTTTAAGTGTTCCGGAGGACGTAGCTATAGAGACAATGGAAAAGTGTGTCGTAGCACAGTGCCCTTATTTGGCGGAACATGGTGGAATTCTTTTAGGTAAGATTGAAGAAACCTTAAAAGAACTTTCAAAAAAATACCGTTTGTTTATTGTTAGTAATTGTAAGAGTGGCTATATTGAAGCGTTTTTAGAAGCGCATAAGTTAGGACAGTATTTTGATGATTTTGAGTGCCCCGGTGGTACTGGAAAATTAAAAGCAGATAATATTCGCATTGTGATGAAACGTAATCAATTGAGAAATCCAATCTATGTTGGGGATACAGGCGGGGATGGAGACGCTGCACATCAAGCAAAGATTCCTTTTGTATATGCGCGCTATGGATTTGGAGAAGCAACGGAGTATGAATATGTTATAGATTCCTTTGATCAATTAACTACATTACGAATGACTGAATAG
- a CDS encoding D-2-hydroxyacid dehydrogenase: MKIVIMEANTLGNDVDLGMFQEFGDVVIYGESNPLENAERIKDADVIIVNKIPMNEDILKGATKLKLICLTATGTNNIDFTYTEKRGISVANVKGYSTQSVVQHTFALLFYVYEKLAYYDQYVKSGDYTRSDIFSNFDVKFHELYGKTFGIIGLGEIGQGVAKIAELFGCKVVYYSTSGKNLNSDYERVDLQTLLKISDVVSIHAPLTKATTNLIGEAELEMMKPDAILLNLGRGAIVNQEALANALLAGKIGGAGLDVLTVEPMLADNPLLKVKDSTRLIITPHIAWATVEARNRCAKEVYFNIKSYLSGEPRNIVE, from the coding sequence ATGAAAATTGTAATCATGGAAGCAAACACTTTGGGAAACGATGTTGATTTAGGCATGTTTCAAGAGTTTGGTGATGTCGTTATCTATGGAGAATCCAATCCGTTAGAAAATGCAGAAAGAATAAAAGACGCTGATGTTATCATAGTAAATAAAATTCCAATGAACGAGGATATTCTGAAAGGTGCAACAAAGTTAAAATTAATTTGCTTAACTGCGACGGGAACAAATAATATAGATTTTACGTATACCGAAAAACGTGGAATTTCGGTAGCCAATGTAAAGGGCTACTCAACCCAGTCTGTAGTACAGCATACGTTTGCCTTATTATTTTACGTATATGAAAAATTAGCTTACTATGATCAATATGTAAAGTCTGGGGATTATACAAGAAGCGATATCTTTAGTAATTTCGATGTGAAATTTCATGAATTGTATGGAAAAACTTTCGGTATCATAGGGCTTGGAGAAATCGGACAGGGAGTAGCTAAAATTGCAGAGTTATTTGGTTGCAAAGTGGTTTATTACTCCACTTCTGGTAAAAATCTAAATTCTGATTACGAAAGAGTGGATTTACAAACCTTGTTAAAAATCTCAGATGTAGTTTCTATTCATGCTCCGTTGACTAAAGCGACGACGAATTTAATCGGAGAAGCTGAATTAGAGATGATGAAGCCAGATGCTATTTTATTAAATCTAGGACGTGGAGCAATCGTAAATCAAGAAGCATTAGCAAATGCTTTGTTAGCAGGAAAAATTGGTGGCGCAGGGCTCGATGTTTTAACAGTGGAACCAATGCTCGCTGATAATCCGTTGCTAAAAGTAAAAGATAGCACCCGATTAATCATAACACCACACATAGCCTGGGCTACTGTAGAAGCAAGAAATCGCTGCGCGAAAGAGGTATATTTTAATATAAAGTCATATCTATCGGGTGAACCAAGAAATATTGTAGAGTAG